One part of the Asterias amurensis chromosome 11, ASM3211899v1 genome encodes these proteins:
- the LOC139944164 gene encoding uncharacterized protein, with protein sequence MDDEDGSRVESSVALSPIESRLPTPPGNSRFAEVTVSALQTNPQLSSAHLARRTTHWRQMAAEEEARRLQTPPIPVEKTARDTAEETRSLGTPPLPTIVTRDGTGNRVRSGRRSRVSVHPLGPSLELKKAWKTEAIERLAKMERPHSILDNSDTSSVMSLEDLKRRIAERPPIVVMMNNRRARGELLSSQRELRRSSIPPGSQDPPRRRRSRSLTPNRGDLPMSSQQQRRSSSSSDPSSLKPNRRGSGDLPGHMDRSMSKSNSLSGLEASFPEETAEEVDPTVGLSAASAMYERRRSVASSLMDSTGNLSYASRKSLRRGSLGVADAITERPSRLSKLSESSDPVEDRRQSLGRRRGSHQDVVSRGVNSLSIAGEVGTMALRPPQGSLGRRRRSRAPASLADDISKFAEMQKRRISGLKRFRRAAKVVQLCVSMCQKSYLRAEKEKEVFMSFDSTSSLLGGQRLLFDPAYFKADRQQRLSEETKRILNLTPEERTDDLIKYIEIALRNIRAFAQYPLRMQHKLCKVGWLEVYEPKRAILRQGHSPHGFYFILSGEVIVTVLDTKKGKRVAETVATLKRGESFGELAILNRTQRASTVISQDRVELLVISVEDFEDIFMLSGGIKKVNDPDQHAFLTSLACLKHWPLQLIESHPKDCRFHFFKDGNVLIKDSLFSEWIYIIKSGSCSVLKKLKRVSPSIPSRLKRKTSPVPGNNGSALALPVTTDTSDHTLLSPIKKKLRRHKRNHTWPSIKRPGREVGPSPGADDTGLGLRSDGGTRRESTVVEGSTVLPGQATQTLQRNPRKGMYLTTARDLPRIATLNKENKGVKFHAGSEDYSEDEQSDVEPETSIIQRRREFHSDLDSTRMPLEKTEADIDPMFVVVQVLTKGAVFGLTGVVFSDQPSLSLVSNGAECIVINKKFYLEHATDETLRTLRKEEVPYPSEDELQSKLQQYMNWNAYRHNTFFSTLYDSRDHKTDRVQVTKSIVNR encoded by the exons atggaTGATGAGGACGGTTCGAGGGTTGAGAGTTCGGTGGCTTTGTCGCCAATCGAGTCTCGACTCCCAACACCTCCCGGAAACTCTAGATTCGCTGAGGTCACCGTCTCGGCACTCCAGACGAACCCACAGCTCTCCAGCGCTCACCTAGCAAGAAGGACCACTCATTGGCGGCAAATGGCAGCCGAGGAGGAAGCCCGGAGACTTCAAACGCCGCCTATACCCGTGGAGAAGACCGCACGAGACACTGCCGAGGAGACGCGGTCTCTTGGGACACCACCCTTACCGACTATCGTTACGCGAGACGGCACAGGTAACCGAGTCAGGTCCGGTCGACGATCGAGGGTCTCGGTGCATCCCTTAGGACCGAGTTTAGAGTTGAAAAAGGCCTGGAAGACCGAAGCTATAGAGAGGTTAGCAAAGATGGAGAGACCGCACTCCATACTGGACAACTCAGACACGTCTTCGGTGATGTCACTTGAAGACTTGAAGCGACGGATTGCGGAACGACCACCCATCGTGGTCATGATGAATAATCGCAGAGCAAGAGGTGAACTCCTTAGCTCTCAGAGGGAGCTTAGACGGAGCTCTATACCTCCTGGATCACAAGACCCACCAAGACGCCGTAGATCGCGATCTCTAACCCCGAACAGGGGCGACCTCCCGATGTCGTCGCAGCAGCAGCGGCGCTCTTCTAGCTCCAGCGACCCGTCTTCGCTCAAACCCAACCGGCGTGGATCCGGTGACCTACCCGGTCACATGGACAGATCGATGTCAAAGTCCAACTCGCTGAGTGGTCTAGAGGCTTCATTTCCCGAGGAGACGGCGGAGGAAGTCGACCCAACGGTTGGGTTATCGGCAGCCTCAGCCATGTACGAGAGACGCAGGTCCGTTGCCTCGTCACTGATGGACTCCACCGGGAATCTCTCCTATGCATCGAGGAAATCGCTGCGTCGAGGCTCGTTAGGAGTAGCCGACGCAATCACAGAGAGACCGAGTCGGTTATCAAAACTCTCCGAATCGTCTGATCCAGTGGAGGATAGGAGACAGTCCCTCGGTAGACGGAGAGGCTCCCATCAGGATGTGGTATCGAGAGGGGTGAATTCACTCTCGATTGCCGGGGAAGTGGGAACTATGGCTCTTCGCCCACCGCAGGGATCGCTTGGTAGAAGACGAAGATCCAGGGCTCCAGCCTCCTTGGCTGACGACATCAGCAAATTTGCAGAGATGCAAAAACGACGG ATTTCTGGGCTGAAGAGATTCCGTCGGGCGGCCAAGGTGGTGCAGCTCTGTGTGTCAATGTGTCAGAAAAGCTACCTGCG agCTGAGAAAGAGAAGGAGGTATTCATGTCCTTCGACTCCACATCTAGTCTTCTCGGCGGACAAAGACTCCTGTTTGACCCGGCGTACTTCAAGGCAGACCGCCAG caaAGACTATCAGAAGAAACCAAACGGATATTGAATCTGACCCCAGAGGAAAGAACTGATGACCTCATCAAATAC ATTGAAATAGCGCTGAGGAACATCCGGGCTTTTGCGCAGTATCCACTCCGTATGCAGCATAAATTATGCAAAGTAGGCTGGCTGGAAGT ATACGAGCCGAAAAGGGCGATTCTTCGTCAAGGTCACTCCCCACATGGTTTTTACTTCATATTATCCGGTGAAG TCATAGTAACAGTACTGGACACCAAGAAGGGTAAGCGAGTTGCTGAGACGGTAGCTACGCTGAAACGAGGAGAAAGCTTCGGG GAATTGGCTATCTTGAACAGAACGCAGAGGGCGTCAACCGTTATATCCCAGGACAGAGTTGAACTTCTCGTCATATCTGTGGAG GATTTTGAGGATATCTTCATGCTGTCCGGAGGCATAAAAAAGGTCAATGATCCCGACCAGCACGCCTTCCTGACGTCACTAGCGTGTCTAAAACACTGGCCCCTTCAACTGATTGAGAGCCATCCAAAAGACTGCCGCTTCCATTTCTTCAA AGATGGAAATGTGTTGATAAAGGACAGTCTCTTTTCAGAATGGATCTACATCATCAAGTCG GGGAGCTGCTCAGTGCTAAAGAAACTTAAGAGAGTTTCACCCTCGATCCCAAGTCGATTGAAACGGAAGACATCACCTGTACCTGGAAATAATGGTTCTGCCTTAG CATTGCCAGTAACAACCGATACCTCTGACCACACCCTGTTGTCACCGATCAAGAAGAAACTTCGACGTCATAAGAGGAACCATACATGGCCGTCCATAAAACGACCAGGCCGGGAGGTCGGGCCATCACCGGGAGCCGACGACACCGGGCTCGGGCTTCGCAGTGACGGGGGGACAAGGAGAGAATCCACGGTGGTGGAGGGCTCCACCGTGCTACCGGGTCAGGCGACGCAGACCCTGCAGCGAAACCCAAGA AAAGGAATGTATTTGACCACTGCAAGGGATTTACCGAGGATCGCAACCctcaacaaagaaaacaaagggGTCAAATTTCACGCTGGAAGTGAAGACTACTCGGAGG ATGAGCAATCAGACGTTGAACCAGAGACATCAATCATTCAGAGGCGAAGAGAATTCCATTCCGATCTAGACAGTACTAGAATG CCACTCGAGAAGACGGAGGCCGACATTGACCCGATGTTTGTAGTGGTTCAGGTCCTGACCAAGGGTGCAGTATTT GGTCTTACGGGTGTAGTGTTCAGCGACCAGCCTAGTCTGAGTCTGGTTAGCAATGGTGCTGAGTGTATTGTCATCAATAAGAAGTTCTATCTTGAGCACGCCACGGATGAAACACTGAGGACGCTCAGAAAAGAG GAGGTACCCTACCCCAGCGAGG